The segment GAGTCGGCTGCGGAACTCGCCTTTAGGATGTCCGCCTTTGACTTCCCCAAGGATGGAAAACTCCCCTTCGGGATTGTCGCACACTAAATACGTAGGCCACCCCATATCGGCTTTGTCGGGATACTGGGCTAGGAGGATTTTGCGATATTTGCGATAGGTGGCGGTGTCTTGCATCTTGACATCCACAAAACCGAGGCCGAGTTCTTCCGCCACCTTCTGGTCATAAAACGCCATTTTGTGACAAATACCGCAGTCTTCAGATGAGAATTTAATTACAGTGCGATCGCTGCTCATGGAATCTATCGCGCAATTCGTTACGGGGTTTATGCATTCTAAACTTTACAGCGATCGCCTGACCCTGCCCAAGGGGAGTTGGCAAAACTTTGCAGAAAGCGCACAGGTCTCTACCCTTGACGGCAGGGGACAGAATAGCGCTAAATGGGAGCGCTGTGGCGTGACTAAGATGTGAACGAATGGTTCCCAACCCCTCTTTGAAAACTCCTGCGGATCACTGGCAAGGTGTCTTGATGCTCCTGGTTGTTTGTATGCTCTGGGGCAGTGCCTTTCTGGTGGTGAAAGGGGCGATCGCCGATGTGCCTGCCAGTGTTTTAACCTTTAGTCGGTTTGCGATCGCAGCACTCTGCTTTTTACCCTTCATGAATCGCAATCGTGCCATTTTTCAAGCGGGTTTTGAACTGGGCCTATGGCTGATGGTGGGGTATGCCACGCAAACGATTGGGTTAGAGTTTACGTCCGTCAACCGGAGTGCCTTTATTACCAGCCTCTATGTGATTTTGCTGCCCTTGCTGACGCGGCTCATGGGGGGGCGATTGAGCTGGGCAACTTGGGGATCGGCTCTGTTAGCGTTTGGGGGGGTGGGCTTGCTGTCCTCCGATGGCTCACCGCCCAATGTCGGCGATTACTGGACGTTGGCGACGGCTCTGTTCTATGCCCTGTACGTTTGGCGGCTAGAAGCCTATTCGGTTCATTTCAATGCCATTGATCTAGCGGGGGCACAACTCGTGGCCGGAACAGCGATCGCCTTTCCCTGGGTCTTGGCGACCCATCCCAGTTGGCTGAAGATGAGTGCTTT is part of the Synechococcales cyanobacterium T60_A2020_003 genome and harbors:
- a CDS encoding thioredoxin family protein, whose product is MSSDRTVIKFSSEDCGICHKMAFYDQKVAEELGLGFVDVKMQDTATYRKYRKILLAQYPDKADMGWPTYLVCDNPEGEFSILGEVKGGHPKGEFRSRLQEVLNSAST
- a CDS encoding DMT family transporter, with the protein product MVPNPSLKTPADHWQGVLMLLVVCMLWGSAFLVVKGAIADVPASVLTFSRFAIAALCFLPFMNRNRAIFQAGFELGLWLMVGYATQTIGLEFTSVNRSAFITSLYVILLPLLTRLMGGRLSWATWGSALLAFGGVGLLSSDGSPPNVGDYWTLATALFYALYVWRLEAYSVHFNAIDLAGAQLVAGTAIAFPWVLATHPSWLKMSALANLPWPALLYLALLCTACTTWMQTWGQQRVNATQAAVILTMEPVWASLFAFLVLDEVLSMQGYLGAATVVVAMVVSQIAWLRRSRL